The Amphiura filiformis chromosome 1, Afil_fr2py, whole genome shotgun sequence nucleotide sequence CTTTCTTTAAATAGAAtttaaatagaattgaatacatctctacattttgagtttgtacttcaccactgagcgatctagcgatcgatttctagccaattagataggactccttttcttgcgttcggtgaaataccaatcgcccgttgcTCACCAATGGagtattttaaagacatgattcattgcagggaaaaaaatgtttataatacagggtgtcgacactgcaCAAGTAGCTTCAATGCCTAAGTTCCCAGTTTTTGATGAGACTCTTACCCAAAGGTTCTAACACCAAATGGGTTGCTGGTAGGTATAGTTGGAATATCAAAAGTTGTTACATTAGGCTGAAGGTGAGTTGGTTCTGGAACATCTACCACATGTTGAGTGGTAGGGGTTAATGTTACAGGAGTTGTAATGGTTTCACAAAGAGATGAAGCATGACTAGTCTGGGTTCCTGTTGTACAGAGTTCTTGTTGACAGGTAGTTTGGGTTGAAGTTGTCATAGTAACAAGCTGCTGATCAGTTTGGGTGCCAACTGACATATATTCCTGTCGACTAGTCGTAGTAGTAGTAGACCTTATAGGTGTGGAGGTTACAGGTAAACCGGCTGTGAATGATATTTCCTCATCAGAATCACTGGAAGTCATAGAGACATTTGATACCCGGCTGATAAGTAAGTTACCAATGCGATCTTGAAGAACTGAGGATACCCATGTGGAATGTTGGCTTCCTTGTACAGACATGGTGCACTTAGTAGGGTAGCAAGTGATGGTTACAGCTAGTTCACAGCATCTAAAGATGAGACCATGTTGCTTGCCCTTGTCTTCCGGTGATGGATACAGTAATGTCAGTTCACTTATAATAGAGTCAAAATATTCTGGGTTGATTGATACAGTGGTTGAAATAGACTTGGGTTCAATAATCCATTTTGaatccccaaaatgtcatcatgaGAAAAACCAGCAAAAGATAGGTTAAAGTTTGCAAGGGTTCTGTGCATAATACTCCATGCTGAGTGCATTGTCTGATGAAAGGAAGATGCCATTGTCAATCAATAACCAATTGTTACTCCTTGTAAACTTGGATCAATACAGGATGTAGCTGGTAGACATGAAGACAACTTAATATGTAGAAAATATATGAAGACAGCACAGAATTTCAAACTAAATTCATTaaaatctccacaaatatatcaaaatcagCAATGAAAATTATATGTAGAGATTCCTGGTGATAAGTCCAAGATGATGATATAAATTTTAACAGCAACACGATAGATTTTCAGCAACAACAAGTCAATCAAATGAGAGCTCAAGATATGTGTGTGCACACCTCAGGAAGTATCATGTGACCTTTAATAGCaattaggtctaggtccagggacactccaaaacctaaaaaaaaaaaaattaaaataatgtttttaaatttttttcctgTTTGTATAGGAAGTTAAACATAAAGGATGTGTATACTTAGTGTTAGAACTTAGTCAGTTCCCTCGGATCGCGATGTCCAAACAGTAGAGGCGCGTAGCCCCGACATCGAGGCGCGCAGCGCCGAGACGTGTAGAGGCGCATAGCGCCGACATCGAGGCGCGTATTGCTTGTGGTATGGTAGTAGTCGGACCTCATATAAATTACTTGTGCTATTGGGCAATGGCAGagaggctctatactagagctaaCTTAGTGTGTGATGCtgatgatgtattttattgtgccaataatatcacaaatgtttcagatgaagaagaaaatcatgagtgttagGTTAAATGCTGCATCAATTTGGACTTGGAAATTATGGACAATGATGGTGCAGATAGTGATAAATCAACCAGGAAGTGACTATGAAATTCGCAATAGCGACAATGTTCAGTCTTCCAAATTTGATAACTACAATTTTGTAAGCTTTGGGGTTTCATTTCCTGATAAAAAGGGTGTCTGGCTAAAAAGCATGGGGAAAAAATAAAAGTGTGGAGGGTTGACAAACAGTTTTAGATATGATATGTTCTTCTGCTTGTtgtgtattattatattttaatgaAAATTCAGGCTGATGGCTGCTTCTGTTTTTCCATTTCCAGGGACAATTAACCACATTTGGTGGGGACTTCTTATGCAAAACAAATTCTGGTTGCTACAAGCTTAATCATCTGAACAATTTCCCCTACAAATATCCATATTTGGATGAATATGAAAATGGCTTCAGTTACATGGCGATGGTTTATGACAGCAAGGGGATATACGCTGCTTTAGGAATCATAGATGATTATGACTTTTTTCACAATAAGGATGACATGTATCATGAGGATGCACCTATAGATGTACAGCTGATGCATAAAAGTTGGTTACGTAAGAAGAATTTCTTCAAGTTTGATTGGGAGAGAAATGAATGGACTGTGCAAAAACCAATGAAGACAGTGATGACGAGTCCTATTCTTGACTTATATAGGTTGAGTGATTACATATATGCAGTTGGAGATGATGAGTATGGTGACTGTTTTGTGCAACGTTACAGTCTGGTCAGTGACGAATGGGACAAATGTGTTCGAGTATCGGTGCCGGAGAGGTTACGTGTAAGTGTTGAAGAGCATGCTGTAGTAGAAGGGCATATTTTATTTAAAGCCCATTACATGAACTCCTATGACAATGAAGTTGTATACCTGCTGTATAGTGTCACAGCTAATGCAATATCTCTAGTCCACAACAACAGCAAacattgtttgtttgatgaacCAAATTCATTCGATGTTGAGCTTGAAGTTGATGATGCAGGGATATTGTACTTCAGGCGTCGCATGGTCCATGAGGAAGTCCCTTTCTGGCAACTTCACAGGGTTATTTGTGACTTCGACAAAGACATACCATCTATTACTATTCAAGCAAAACCAGATGTGGAGGCATCAGTTGATTGGTACCAAGTAGATCAGAAAGAACCACACAGACCACTCTTATCTTTCAACACACGTAAGCTAAGAATGGCAAGGAAGGCTGAGGAACATTGTTTGTGTAATACATGTTTTGGAAGAAGAAGCCAGTTTTATCTTAAACCTGCCTTGATAAGGAACACGATTTTGCAAGCTAATGCTGAAGTTGACTCTGTTGCATCCAATTTGGCTTCAGATACACACTCTAGTAACAATTGATGAGATCTGATGTTAGGAAGCTGACATTGTCACATTAAAGTATAACTTTGGTGCAAATTATGCAAGCTGGTCAATAATGAAATGTGTAAATCTTGCCTACATGTAGAATCGTAAAATTAATAGCTTTTCCAAGATCTGAATTTTACATATATGATAAGTTTTCTAACCGCCTATTAGTTTTAagacaaaattacagttttataCAATTTTCAGGGACAAGTGATCCTGTCAGATTCTGGAGACTTCATATGTAAAACAAAGTCTGGTTGCTATGTGCTACATCACCTTAATTACTTCCCGGTCAGATATCCATTTCTAAATCCACCTTTTAAATCCACCATGATTTTTGGCTCCAGCGAAGCTAAGGAGTCATCGTCATCAGAACCGTAGGGTTACACAATAcagtgttggtttttatgctaaggaattTTTTGTGCTTGGCTTTAGGTTTTCAAATTGGTTTCTAAGTTTTGCCAAATTATTTTTTCATCGATTGCACTCCCGATAGAGTTGAAATTCAGttgagaaaatgtgattttttgttaAAAAGCCACCATAACGAGTTATTACTTGGTTCCccagtgtgctagagattattttggtctgtataatttaacctTGCGTGACAATGGCGCAAACCAACGGaagtttaacattaaaatgtcttaagattttagtactctcaggttcagattcaaaagttattttgactttcttaacttttcttaactatttctttacaatttaaataaagaaatagttaaggaaTATCAAAAAATAGTCATGAAAATTgtcgaatcttgaataaatcggaacaaaatgaatttcctagtggactattttccttgcgcaagtgcaaatttttgctttTCCGGTAACGCGGTTATCTCCCAATGATGTAATGCGTAATTATCCAATCAGTGCTGTCCTTAGAAATTAGCCCCAAAATGAACCAATCACAGACATCGTAATGAACAGTCTTTGGCAGTGGAACAAgtcaacaaacaaaaacaaccaaGATGTCTGCCCCCACATGAATACACATGACAGATGTCGCCGGCGAAATTGCACTACGATAAGTCGTAAACAtggttaaaacaaattaaattaaatatgtcaaaggacagattgttactctatttggtaaaaaatatccCAAAGAGAGATCGCAAGGTGTCTGGGAGACTAGGAGTAGGAGCAGTACTACCTCTACGATCGATGCAACTTTCAAAGTcgggcgatcttttcctttagaccaccctcgctatatagggactaaattattacgtttgcatcaaggtttaattttgcatcaaggttaaacagttgccaaacactttgaagtcaaggtttaatatatttgaaggagggcagggcttcgataaatgagggaaattatggggtaaaaaacaaggttaaaacaactttttgcaaACAAGTGAAAACGCCTATTATGCTCGAAGGTTTTTGtcttaaaaaacaatttaaaaattatcggaaaaACGAGAAACGTACCTTCATAAAAGCAGCATCACTCCCGTtacatgaaaagatgatcagatgagaggaaagtggcaaagaatttgtgaaatgagggaatttcttaaagaaaaatacattgtgtttttcgagaaattcgccatcttgaataaattcaGAATTGCGTCACGCAGAAAAAACTGTCAAACGCGTTTGAAAATGCTTCATACGCGAGCGTTAATCACTGTCAAAGCGAGCGTATATCAAGTGCTCGTGCTATCGGTTTCtgagtttgcatcaccggttttgcattcagctcttttacgtccaaaattgcgataaaaacaaaataaagcttgttcgacaaagtaaaaggtatgtttgaatagttaaaaacatgtttaaccttgatgcgaaagtttaatttgataaaatcgTAATTTTAACCCTTTAtaactcgggtggtctaaaagaaaagatcgccaaaGTCGGAAACCACTCAGTCATCAGCCATCATCATGGCATATGCTCATGCACATGATGCACTCATGGACTACATAGCACCATAGGTATTAATTACTAATACCTATGATAGCACTGGTACATCATGGGTACATGTACGTAAACCCgggacgtaaacatggtaaagtcatAGTATTACTACTAGCCACTGAGTGAATTCAATCACCAAACCAAACATCCTTTTTCAACtggcttttaaaaaaattaaaaaaatagataATTACGATGgcccaaatattttctcaaacataaaaatataaatgcccaaagacaagtaataataatataatattgaataaattatgcccacATAATACGCAACGTCTATCTGTCTGTCAGTTTACTCCAGAACTCTAGTTTCGAATTAGCctcaaacatcatggccctgttccttcctcactagggccctGAATGCCATACGTACGTACAAACGGGGCACCGTGAAGtcacgtcgcggtgatgacgcagtgtgagtacctcgggctagttTCAATTTGTACACGCTTCACGCATtccatgctagagtgctttgctatcgtttttcaggcagacagcagtgcaattttttgcaGTTTGCACTGGAGGttcattctgttaatgttgaaatttggatgaaagttatttcgatgagtcaactgcatcttttgagcaagatttgccttatTTTGCCGAAGAGTGaaatgtaattttagcaacatttttgatgcaatcgcctgttgtgatcggctgtgtttacttctgaacttccattattacacggtgtcattcttcagcaaatccgactagattttgaatgcaatgtagaatgtgaagctatcggtgagcaaattcttattttttcggagactaggggtcgcgtgttcctcaaacttggtgggtgggtgcatcttgacccgagacagaacaagtttgttttggcaagtgggtcaaggtcacccgaggtcatttgaggtcaaattagtaaaattgtcatgGCAAGCATtacaaacttggtgggtacagtcaacatttagagccaaatttttggaaggtcatttcggggcaccagaggtcatctgaggtcaaattagaaaaaactgtcctatgggcatgaaacttggtaggtacagtcaacatttagagccaaatttttagaaggtcattttagggtcaccagaggtcacacgaggtcaaattagtaaaaacttttgggcgggcatgaaatttggtgggtacagtcaatatatagagccaaatttttggaaggtcatttcggggtcaacacaggtcatctgaggtcaaattaatcaaAAGTGTTGGACGGGCATGgcaggtacagtcaatatttgagtcatatttttggaaggtcattttggggtcaccaggggtcatctgaggtcaaatgagtaaaaactgtcatatggccatgaaacttggtgggtacagtcaacattttagagccaatttttgaaaggtcattttggggtcaacaagGGTCATCTaaagtcaaatgagtaaaaacggtcggacaggcatgaaacttggtgggtatagtcaacatttaaaggcaaatttttggaaagtcatttcaggggtcaccagaggtcatctgaggtcaaattagtaaaaactgttgtatgggcatgaacattggtggatacagtcaacatttatagccaaattttggaaaggtcatttcagggtcaccaggggtcatcttgaggtcaaataagtaaaaactgtcaATGGGTGTGAAGCTAGGTGGGTATCGTCAACATttgggagtcaaatttttggaaagacatTTGGGGGGGtcaacaggggtcatctgaggtcaatgtaGTAAAAACTCTTggacaggcatgaaacttggtgggtaagtcaacatttagagccaactttttggaaggtcattttagggtcacctGTGGTCATCCAGTgtcaggtcaaattagtaaaaactcatatggccatgaaacttggtgggtacagtcaacattttagagccaatttttgaaaggtcattttggggtcaacaagGGTCATCTaaagtcaaatgagtaaaaacggtcggacaggcatgaaacttggtgggtacaatcaacatttagagccaactttttggaaggtcattttgaggtcatctgaggtcaaattagtaaaaactgtcatatgggcttaTAAATAGGTGGATACagccaacatttatagccaaaattttgggaaggtcatatctgggtcaccaggggtcatctgaggtcaaattagtcagaaCTGTCTGATGGGctttaaacttggtgggtacagtcaacatttggagtcaaatttttggaaagtcattttggggtcaccaggggtcatctgaggtcaaatttgtaaaaactgtcggatgggcatgaaacttgttaggtatagtcactttttagagtcaaattttgggaatgtcatttcagagtcaccagggtcatctgaggtcaaattagtattaactgtcatgaaacttggtggtacagtcaccatttagagccaaagccttattcagactaacactattcttgacataggcctactacttgtatataattatattttgatgtgttttggccCATTTGGACTCATTTCCACCCGCTTCGATCCATGTCGctaattccctaaattgattgatgtatcattgtatgctctgcaaatgagatagctaccaacctACCAGATGTACCTGTTGGGggaatgtgatctgtcacataCTCAAATGATTTCACTTGTTGCCCatgcgactccaagaacaattactttcactttcaccaaaaagcgcagagccacagcgccattggtgctcttgtttcaaATCACATGGATAAAGGTGACTTAAGTCTGCTTGTTGTTGACAACGTGATACATGCCGCTTGTGGAATTATCGAACATGCAGAGGAGGATGAAGCCTGGCTATTTAAAGAAGATGCACCCCATGATGCACAGATGATGTATGATGATTGGGTGGAAGAGAAGAATTTCTTCAAGTTTAATTTAGAGAGTAATAAATGGACTGTTCTAAAACCAATGAAGACAGTGATGATAAGCAATTATCTTCACTTACATAAATTGGATGATTACTTATGTGCAGTTGGTATTAATTATGAAGACCATAATGAATTTGTTATACAACGTTACAGTTTGGTAAGCAATGAATGGGAATATTGTGTTCCACTGTCAGGTATAGGTAAGCCAATAGCGATTTGGGATCATGCTGTGGTCGAAGGACATATTTTGTTTACATGTTTGGTAGACTCTATCACCCCGGATGATATTGAGCCATATGTGATCTACATGCTGTATAGTCCTATGTCTAACACTTTCTCTATAGTGCGCAATAACAGCAAAGATTGTCCAGTTACTGACTCCCATATCTTTGTAGACAATACCAGTGTATACTTTGGTATGGTCAAGGAATATCAATTCCAAGATAAAACAAAGGCAAACTTGTGGAAACTTCACAGGGTTAAATATGACTTTGGCATTGACACACCTTCTATTACAGTACAGAAGGAAGCAAATGTGGAGGCATCAGTTTGCAGGTACAAGGCAGATCTGAAAGATCTATGCAGACCATTCTTGACTTTCAACAGACGCAAATTAGAAATGGCAAGCTGATGTCAATGTCATTCTGATGATCCCAGAAGTAGAGTGCTAGCAAGGCTGAATTTTGATGCAGTCTTTGATCTTGAATCTGTCTTCAAATTGAACAATGCCCCGGACAATGCCCAAAGCTTGATAATTGATTTCACCAAGTGATGATTCAGATTCACAAGCAGCGTGTGATTCTGGGACCAATACAGAAGCAAATTAGATTTCACCAAGATGATTCAGATTCCTAAGCAGCGAGTGATTTCGACTTCAATACTGAATTGATATTCGATTTGATAACCAGACACTTATTTCAATGTAAAACTGAAAATAAAGATATCAAGCTTTGTTAGAGTTTCACATGTGCTTGCCGGTATCAGGTACTCTCTTTGCCCATGTAACTAAAGCAATAGCCTAGCTGTAGTGCATATGAAGACCTTGAATATTATTGCCAGTACAACGTTACATTTATGATTTAAATGTTCATTAATGTGACTATAGTTGTCATTGCAAGGATTTTTACAGGCTGATATTTAGAACTAGTAAATTTAGTTAACGGCCATTACCATTATATTATACATGTTGTGAAAGAATACTTCTATATGAATACCATACAAtaatgaacctccaaataaatttgactaatacaatgtacatgactTACCTGTTTGATACCATAAATTGAAATCTATAATCACAAAAATCCAAACCTTGTTGCTGCAACATGTATGTAGATATcactttgttgtttcttttttgagAGAGAGAAAAAGCACCCACCAAACTAAATTCTTGATACAGATTTTCCTGTATGATTTGCTATGTCTATAGCAGGCAGGGCTTTTCAGACTTTTATTCCCATCATCCAAATTTCATATGAATAATTTGGCACCACCCACCGCATTATACAAATACAAATGCTGTTACTTTCCAAAACTTATCAGCAGTTTACCTGGCAAAATTTCTGAGTTGTCGCGTTGACCAGCCATCAGAATGACTTTACAGGGACAAATGGGTATGAAGTGCTcgaaaatgtgtaattttaatcCTACAATTGGTTAAAATTGGGTTACATGACTTATACAATGGTATCTTGCACTCTAATTCATGTCCCACAACCCCTCTTGAAAGAGGCTGTGACCCCCAAAAGGGTTGCGACCCACAGTTGGGAACTGCTGGTCTATATAGCATTGCCAtatgggtcattatttctcaaaaaaaaaaaaaaaaatatgattttacacctcacccccttcaaatttgttcaaaattggtatacagggtgattttggctgtaaagctcaaatttcaaattttagcttaatcggatGTCACGGTTTTCATTTAGCTATGCCCATGCCCATTTTTGGCGATTTAGCGAAAAAATGGCAGCGCCATCAATATTATCGAgaccatatctccgtaaccgtaggtcctactgagctgaaactagtggtgtcattttttagcttatctctcaaagaatccaaatctactatcatttagtgtgtaggaggaagagaaaaatatgacctttttttttctgtactttgaccttgaatttgaccttgttgcttacacgtgacccatgggctaatttatgcgttggaattacacctccatatgttgtctacataatatcaaaaattggagggtaatattttttgttttcttgctaggctttcataaagcaagcatatggttgaaaaactgtaattttgtatgtaggctcagtatattgtacacatgatactattataatataggccaattgtatataggcctatatctacaTGCATTAAATACTTATTATCTACGACTCTGCATTAAATACATATGTTTTCACCTGCATGCTTACTTTGTGAAAGTCtagcaaaaaaaccaaaaatattacccctcctattttttgatattttgtagataACATATGAGGGTATAATTCCAACGCAAATTCGTCTCGCTGTCacgtgggcaacaaggtcaaattcaaggtcaaagtacagaaaaaaaggtcacaaattttctcttactcctacatactaaatgatagcagatttggattctttgagagattagctaaataatgacaccaatttcagctcagtaggacctacggttacggagatatggtcgcGACAATATTGATGGGCGCGCCATTTTTCGCCGAAATCGCCAAAAATGGGCGGGCATAAAAAACCAGacgtccgattaagctaaaatttgaaatttgagctttgccagccaaaatcaccctgtataccaattttgaacaaatttgaagggggtgaggtgtttcccattgggtgaattgagaaataatgacccataTTTACAAGGGTTTGTTTGCTATATACTGTATGAACATATGATTGCTATGTTAGAGACTAACATAGGGGTTAGACAACATTatcacattgttttgttgtacaaaACTAAAGCCATGTGACATAGGTGTTGGTATAGCTGATGGCAAAGCTTAGCCATAATTTGAAGCCATTgtgatcaaaatcaaaaccaagaaGGTTTTTTAGCTCAATTTGCAAAGCAAATTGAGGCTATAGACATGATCCGGATTTTCtatgttttttctttctcttgctacatcgtttgagtaatggagctggtaatttgaggtggcgatctttgcaagtttgttcatgaaagttacttattttgctggGAAAAATGGACAGGAAGTGTGCTTTTTCGAGcaatttgtcacaaaaaattgtgcAGTTTCACAAGAATAATCTCATTCCTAGATTTCTTACATGCTACACCAGGGTTAACCTTGGTGTTTTAAGCAATATAAGTCATCtgttacatgtttacattttagctttgccaatgatgttactgtgttttatggaggtttagatttggagcatgtgtatttttgcagtgacctctcagatatttgtgaggatagttttacatagtaattattttttatgtgagaTTGTAAAATTCTAAAGCTCTTAAATATGCATAAACCACTAAAACCTaatgtcaacagtagagtgtttgttcaaGTGCTTGACAAGGACAaagtaatcagggttgccaagctcatggtttggtagcccaaatgggtaacttttgaagattttccctgagacTTCCAACAACTTCCTGTCACACAGAAactgatggttaagaaaaaaattgggtggctTTTCAGAAATGCAGGTGCAATTTGGATGTCTtgaagcctacatttatttaactaattaacagacacagataaatttggggtaaacatagtaattggaatccttgagaGCGTTCACATGGTAGATTTCCCCCCAAGTTTTTGTCCGAGAGCCGCTTTGCTCAAGCAAAAATTCCTCGGTGTGGACATGCCTAAAGACAAATATTTATTACTGCTAATATTCCTGTCAGTTTATACCTGAAGATATTTGGTgcccattcatttatttattattcattaacaaTTTATATGCACAATAACCTCAGCACCTTGCCTCCCTCCTGAGCAGTGGCATTGAGAGCTAGGGGGAAAGTTGCATCCCCAACACAGAAATTTCCAGTGATGAAAATGGGGATGGGGATCGGagtatgtcattaaaatgactgaaaaaggtcaaaaattgacaaatggggacagagTTTGGCTTTACTCCCGCACACTAAAATGCTGGCTATGCTGTTGTTCCTAAggccacctttgtttcagatggacattttattgtgaaaggacctatatgtcattgcacaagaaatacaataaaaaaattccacatagcccctgaattaaaagtatttaattatttttgtaatcactcaaaagcattttgtgagaattttacatatgaactaagtgctattcaatttttatgggcgtttttattttacatgtaaagtctatgggggtgatgattagaaatggacagcaatattgaaaacccctcattttgggccattttagtcactaaaatgaccataaaaaagaatagcacttagtccggctgtaaaattcacacacaatgctaccttagtgagtacaaacataattaaatacatttcattcgggggctgtagcaaaaaaaattcctataccttaaagccttaatatacgatcttataatatgaaattggttaatttttttcaaacctgattttttttgcatatttgtaatgtttacacatgtcccaacttgcacctaaatggaatcggccaaatttgttgtctttgtaggtcaacagagcaaagttcgacatattatcataattttaaaaattatgataatatgtcctcccatagaactgcatgttaaatggtcaaaataactagtggggtttctttcactttacctcgttatttcaacttaaaacggacagcaacccttcgggaccggcagttattactaatattatttcaacattttgaataaagaataacaaaattaaaatttgacgtaaatcgtacattaagtctttaatGGTCATGGAACAAAGGTGGAGGGCCCTGTTGCAcataaatgacctttatatacatgtacattatgccacgtaaaattaaaattttgtttcacatccccaccatgagaagtggatctaatgtaacaccaagatacttgaattcatttgtatgatcaaacatgtcatattgttgaacttggtaagaatgtgagatgcaccaaatactatattatttagttttattgttaatgttggGAGTTAACTCGTTTTTATAAAACCAACTAGCAATATTCTTGacataaagaaatgttataaacacaattaaataccagtatattaaaaaaaaacaatttgatatattcaacggtttatacagggtgtcccaaaaaaagaggcccctcattgcgccctctttttcgcctatttctgaaaagttgagcaaatatattttggtatgtaaagaaacctttaattgttagctttaataaaccaaaacaattatttcaa carries:
- the LOC140171071 gene encoding uncharacterized protein isoform X1; translated protein: MAARLDKNCHLKKLGNPSYPPLLSSGLNQLRQQSAFCDVTIIIGNQRFPAHKAVLSCASDYFEGMFSSGFQESAMREVTVPGTEDCFTQLLEFAYTGYFTLSIQTAAGILRMANYMMLTDAMKLCAEYLCDVKENLSIDDCFEVWAISCNHDSLSDVAKLYQEHLVQNFPECGRSEVFLENASADILMEMMENDDIETDACSEEQILQVVIAWLKYDWEQRKVSVVHLLKKARLGLVQVENLKQILGEEILDVPECKDMVEEVIRLNATKDEADVPLIESHPELFASRNTVTGQLTTFGGDFLCKTNSGCYKLNHLNNFPYKYPYLDEYENGFSYMAMVYDSKGIYAALGIIDDYDFFHNKDDMYHEDAPIDVQLMHKSWLRKKNFFKFDWERNEWTVQKPMKTVMTSPILDLYRLSDYIYAVGDDEYGDCFVQRYSLVSDEWDKCVRVSVPERLRVSVEEHAVVEGHILFKAHYMNSYDNEVVYLLYSVTANAISLVHNNSKHCLFDEPNSFDVELEVDDAGILYFRRRMVHEEVPFWQLHRVICDFDKDIPSITIQAKPDVEASVDWYQVDQKEPHRPLLSFNTRKLRMARKAEEHCLCNTCFGRRSQFYLKPALIRNTILQANAEVDSVASNLASDTHSSNN